DNA sequence from the Nitrospinota bacterium genome:
CAAATCCAATAAATTATAGAATTCCCGAAGGAATAAGCTTTGAAGTTGATAAAAATCGTTTGACAGTAAAGGGGATTGATAAGGAACTTGTAGGAAGAGTTGCTGCAGAGATAAGAAGTTTTAGAAAAATAGAGCCTTATAAGGGTAAGGGAGTTAAATATTTAAACGAAAGAATAAAAAGAAAGGTTGGCAAGACCAGTTAATTAAGGAAGATTAGCATGGCTCTCAATGAAAAAGTTATAAAAAGATTAGTAAGAAAGAAAAGAATTAGAAGTAAAGTTAAAGGGACAAAAGATAGACCCAGATTAACTGTCTTTAAAAGTCTAAAACATATCTATGCCCAGATTATAGATGATTCAGAAGGACATGTCTTAGTTTCATCATCAAGCCTTAGCAAGAAATTTAAGGAGAAGATGAAGACAGGAGGAAATATCAAGGCTGCCAAGTTATTAGGAGAGATAATCGCTGAGGA
Encoded proteins:
- the rplR gene encoding 50S ribosomal protein L18, producing MSMALNEKVIKRLVRKKRIRSKVKGTKDRPRLTVFKSLKHIYAQIIDDSEGHVLVSSSSLSKKFKEKMKTGGNIKAAKLLGEIIAEEALQKKITKVVFDRNGCQFHGRIKSMADSIREKGIQF